A window of Sphingobacteriales bacterium genomic DNA:
AAAACATTCTGTACTGGGTAGGATGAATGTAAATAATCTTTCCTTCAGTGAGCTGCAAATGATTGGGATTTTCAGGCAAATATAGGCTGAAAAGGGATAATTATACCAAATGTTATTGTAAATTGTCCGGTTATGTTACGGCTGATGGGTGATGGGTTATCAGTAATGCGTGATGGGTGATGAGTAAAGTGTACCGTATTTTTCGTTCCTGCTGATGACTGTCTGATGGCTGCTTTTGGATAGCTGACTGCTGTTTTTTGTGAAAAGTATTGAAAATTTACCTTGACACTTCATTCAGGTAATGGACTAAACTTAATTTCATTATAGTATTATCAAAAATTTAATTGAAAGCTTATTCGGGTACGTTTGCTGAAATCTTTTCAATATTAATGCAACAAAAAAAACGATTGAGGGAAGCCAAATATGGGAAAAGAGCAAAAAGCAAATACTACATCAGGGTCTTTAAAACCCTTGTCAGGTCAAGCTCTTTTTCCAGTTCATCTATCAGCTCAGGAACTGAAACCCGTCTTTGTAGCATGGAATCGCGGTAACGAAGGGTAACTGTATCATCTTCAAAGGTTTGTCCGTCAATGGTAATGGCGTAGGGAGTGCCAATAGCGTCCTGTCTTCGATACCTTCGTCCGATGGAATCTTTTTCATCATACTGGCACTGGAAATGAAATTTAAGGTTGTTGTAAATATCAAGGGCTTTCTGATCCATCCCGTCTTTCTTGACCAGGGGTAAAATGGCCACTTTTACAGGTGCGAGGAAAGCAGGTATCTTTAAAACTACTCTTTCAGAACCATCTTCCAGCTTTTCCTCTGTGTAAGCATGAGAAATTACCGATAAAAACATTCGGTCGAGGCCGATGGAAGTTTCAATTACGTAAGGGATATAACTTTCATTTAATTCATTATCAAAGTATTGCATTTTTTTGCCTGAAAATTCCTGGTGCTGTTTCAGGTCGAAATCGGTACGGGAATGAATGCCTTCCAATTCCTTGAAGCCAAAGGGAAACTCAAATTCAATATCCACGGCAGCATTGGCATAATGGGCTAATTTTTCATGAACATGCAACCTGTATTTATTTTCAGGAATACCCAACGCTTTATGCCATTTCAGGCGGGCTTCCTTCCAGTATTCAAACCACTTCATTTCTTCTCCCGGCCTGACAAAAAACTGCATTTCCATTTGTTCAAATTCCCGCATACGGATAATAAACTGTCGGGCAACAATTTCATTTCTGAATGCTTTCCCTATTTGAGCAATCCCAAACGGGATTTTCATTCTGCCGGTTTTATACACATTCAGGAAATTGACAAAAATACCCTGTGCTGTCTCAGGACGCAGATATATTTCGCTGGCACCTTCAGCGGTGCTGCCCACTTGTGTGGCAAACATCAGATTGAACTGACGTACGTCTGTCCAGTTCCTGGTGCCTGAAACTGGGCAAACGATTTCATAATCGAGAA
This region includes:
- a CDS encoding glycine--tRNA ligase, with translation MDNNFQKIISHCKEYGFVFPSSEIYDGLGAVYDYGQNGVELKNNIKNYWWKAMVQLHENIAGIDSAIFMHPKIWKASGHVDSFNDPMIDNRDSKKRYRADDLIEEQLQKYQDKIDKEIEKASKRFGESFDAELFKNTNPRLLEYRNKYNELSQRYVKAMETNDMAELKQIILDYEIVCPVSGTRNWTDVRQFNLMFATQVGSTAEGASEIYLRPETAQGIFVNFLNVYKTGRMKIPFGIAQIGKAFRNEIVARQFIIRMREFEQMEMQFFVRPGEEMKWFEYWKEARLKWHKALGIPENKYRLHVHEKLAHYANAAVDIEFEFPFGFKELEGIHSRTDFDLKQHQEFSGKKMQYFDNELNESYIPYVIETSIGLDRMFLSVISHAYTEEKLEDGSERVVLKIPAFLAPVKVAILPLVKKDGMDQKALDIYNNLKFHFQCQYDEKDSIGRRYRRQDAIGTPYAITIDGQTFEDDTVTLRYRDSMLQRRVSVPELIDELEKELDLTRVLKTLM